A region of the Carya illinoinensis cultivar Pawnee chromosome 16, C.illinoinensisPawnee_v1, whole genome shotgun sequence genome:
ACCTATTTACATAAAGATAGCAGAAGAAATGAGCATATCAAACACAAAATCACCTGCTTTCGAGCTCGAGACCTCGCAGCTGACTCCCTATTCTTAATCATTCTCCTCTGCCTCCTTTCAACCACCTTCTCCACAGCCCCATTAGACCTCCTCCCCCTTAAACCACCATTAAACATATAAGGAACCGGCGACACTGACGATGTATCCCCATTACTCTTCCCAATCCCATCCGACGACAGCTGGTTCGCGGGCGACCTCGTCGCAGCACTAAGAGCTCCGGTTCCTAACCCAACAGTCCCCATCCCTCCACCCTGAACCTGAACCAACCCACTACTCAAACTTTGATCGCTTATCCCCACAATTCCTGCCCTCATTCCTGGACTGCCCAGCTGAGGCATCTGATTTGTTGCATAGGCCACCGTAGCCGGCTTAGGAAAAATCTGaggttgctgctgctgctgctgaggCCTCGATAATTGAATCTGATCCGGTCTAACACCATTCACATTCAATGGCAAATTCGAAGAttgaatagaaaattgattgtcaCTACTCTGTGGAATCCTATTCCCCATCAATCCCGTAACCACACCAGTCTGCTGAAACCCAATTTCTAAACCGCTATTGCCAAATAATCCTGGTGTACTAGGCTTGGCATCCAGTTGGGTGTCCTCTCTCACTACCCCAGCTCTTACGAGGAACTCCTCCAAAGTCATCTCCCCTAAAGTCTGCTGCCTCTGCGGCATGCTTGAGCTTCCATTTCCAGTCACATCATCCTTGGATAGATCTCTCCAGACCTCATCCACGGTCTTCTGGCTCAGCGTCCTGGGTAGAGTCAGCGAGCCCTGCCTCTGTAAGTACCCAGTGCCAGCAGGAGGGCCGCCGGCCCCTTCTGTTGCGGTACTTGTGGAGAAGTTAGCCATGGTTTGGGTCTCTTCGGCACTCCAAATGTTCTTGAGTAGCTCGTCCATGTTCATGGATCCGAAGTCCTTGCCTATGCTGCCCCCCATGGTGTTCTGCAACTCATCGAAGGTCAACGAGTAGATCGACTGCTGCCGGGCTAACGCAAAGTTTTCCGGCGGCCTTCCGTTTCCGTTTGGCTCGCCTGGTGGGTCAGTCCCGAAGTTCCTGAAGTTCAAATTGGTcgccatttttttttcccagaaaCCTGAATTTTCAAACAGTACTAAGAGCAAGCTAAACCGATTCGCCGCTGAGGACCCTATATACAATTTGGAATGAAAATATTCAATCCGAGAGAGTGAGAAAGACTTAGTTCAAACAGCGCAACATTGTTATTATCAACAAAACCACGGTGATTTTACGACCAGAAAGCTCACAAACACCATCCGAGATTTCAACCAGCCAACACACAGTCGTTGGgttcaaaatctcaaatcccCACTCATAAACCAATATCAAACTGCTGGAGAGAGAATCCAAAACCAGTTGCCTGAAATCACCGCAAAACACCCAACACTATTCCAAAACACAACTTCAAATAACTACCACACGGCTAAACAAAAAAGGTCGAGCAACGGTGATGATGCTCCTAAACATC
Encoded here:
- the LOC122299106 gene encoding ABSCISIC ACID-INSENSITIVE 5-like protein 5 isoform X2, with protein sequence MATNLNFRNFGTDPPGEPNGNGRPPENFALARQQSIYSLTFDELQNTMGGSIGKDFGSMNMDELLKNIWSAEETQTMANFSTSTATEGAGGPPAGTGYLQRQGSLTLPRTLSQKTVDEVWRDLSKDDVTGNGSSSMPQRQQTLGEMTLEEFLVRAGVVREDTQLDAKPSTPGLFGNSGLEIGFQQTGVVTGLMGNRIPQSSDNQFSIQSSNLPLNVNGVRPDQIQLSRPQQQQQQPQIFPKPATVAYATNQMPQLGSPGMRAGIVGISDQSLSSGLVQVQGGGMGTVGLGTGALSAATRSPANQLSSDGIGKSNGDTSSVSPVPYMFNGGLRGRRSNGAVEKVVERRQRRMIKNRESAARSRARKQAYTLELEAEIAKLKEENEELRKKQEAITEMQKNQVVEIMNLQRGVKKQCLRRTQTSPW
- the LOC122299106 gene encoding ABSCISIC ACID-INSENSITIVE 5-like protein 5 isoform X1, which produces MATNLNFRNFGTDPPGEPNGNGRPPENFALARQQSIYSLTFDELQNTMGGSIGKDFGSMNMDELLKNIWSAEETQTMANFSTSTATEGAGGPPAGTGYLQRQGSLTLPRTLSQKTVDEVWRDLSKDDVTGNGSSSMPQRQQTLGEMTLEEFLVRAGVVREDTQLDAKPSTPGLFGNSGLEIGFQQTGVVTGLMGNRIPQSSDNQFSIQSSNLPLNVNGVRPDQIQLSRPQQQQQQPQIFPKPATVAYATNQMPQLGSPGMRAGIVGISDQSLSSGLVQVQGGGMGTVGLGTGALSAATRSPANQLSSDGIGKSNGDTSSVSPVPYMFNGGLRGRRSNGAVEKVVERRQRRMIKNRESAARSRARKQAYTLELEAEIAKLKEENEELRKKQEAITEMQKNQILVFYLRYHFLFRSHIGERETTIIFEVIDATLNNDAAFS
- the LOC122299106 gene encoding ABSCISIC ACID-INSENSITIVE 5-like protein 5 isoform X3 codes for the protein MATNLNFRNFGTDPPGEPNGNGRPPENFALARQQSIYSLTFDELQNTMGGSIGKDFGSMNMDELLKNIWSAEETQTMANFSTSTATEGAGGPPAGTGYLQRQGSLTLPRTLSQKTVDEVWRDLSKDDVTGNGSSSMPQRQQTLGEMTLEEFLVRAGVVREDTQLDAKPSTPGLFGNSGLEIGFQQTGVVTGLMGNRIPQSSDNQFSIQSSNLPLNVNGVRPDQIQLSRPQQQQQQPQIFPKPATVAYATNQMPQLGSPGMRAGIVGISDQSLSSGLVQVQGGGMGTVGLGTGALSAATRSPANQLSSDGIGKSNGDTSSVSPVPYMFNGGLRGRRSNGAVEKVVERRQRRMIKNRESAARSRARKQAYTLELEAEIAKLKEENEELRKKQEAITEMQKNQVSRLISFHKSFGFQV